The stretch of DNA AACGTAATATAACATGCaataagaaaagaaatgaaaatagtCATTTCTCATATTTTGAAAAGAAAGATATATAAATCAAAATGTCTATAAATAAAAGATTGTATATTAATATGCGTTTTTTCAATAAACACTTAAGTTATATGCACTAATCGATATGTTTTAATCCAGGACAGTCCCTTTTtttgaaattaataaagtaTGAAAGCATGCTTTAAAAATGGGAAAGCACGTGTACGCACACGTGGTCGTCAATGAGAGACACGATAGTCACGATACGCGTATAACGATTCTAGCAAGCGATTCCACCCTCGCCGCACCCTCTGACGTCACGCAGCCTCCGTTTATTGATCCATTACAAAATTACAGTCTATATTTCGACTTGAGCAGAATGCAAGACGGTGCTACAATGTGCCATGTACAGAAACTAGCCaagatgtaaaaaaaaataccCAACGCTATAAACGCTATCTACGCGTaatcatatataatataacaaaataaacTTTCAGAATTAATCCACATGTATTTTTTTACGTATTTATAAATAAGtaagaataattttttattacataaaatttagCGACAAAAGGACCTTCAATATCCTATTTATCACCGCTATTTCATCATCCCCTTTGGAAACGTCAAATTTGTTCCAAAAAATGTTACCAAGTCGTGCTGTTCTAATCGGTCATCGGATTTTTCGTTTCTCGATAACAGAGTTTAAAAATATGAGAGTATCTAGTCTGGCAAGCGAAAATGCTCGAGGTCTCGAGATCAGAGTATCCGTTTGCGGAACGAGTGCAGTTAGTCAGTTCTGTCGCAAGCTTCGCCGCGGCCAGACGTGCAAGTGGCGTTGCCTACGTGCCGGGGTGAAACTTGCTAGCACCCCTTATCGAGCTTTCAGATGGCTGTGGTTTTTAGATTTTGACGTTTTCTTCATTTCCCCTTCTCCTGTTGTACACGTTTCTTTTTTTGTCGTCTTCGTTCTAGTATATATGGTACCGATACGTTGTTTTCGTCGCTAGGACGTCACCCCCGACATGCCACGAAAAATCGGATTCAACGTCGTGTACGCAACCAGTAAGAGAACATCAGATTGTGATTGTGAAATATATCGAACGATGATAACCTCGAGGTGTATAAATTACTGCAGATCCGAGGATTGACAGCGCAAAGATatacgataaaataatattcatcgGTATAAATCAGAAGGGTATAAAATTGCGAAATCGTCTGCACACGCGAacatcgatttttttttttctatccaCGCGGAAAAGATTTCATTTTTCGAGAATTTCTGCTTTAGAAGAAAACAAGTTAACGACAACGACTCGACACGTGCTTCACCGCGTCTCATTACAGATTGTATAGATTGCCCTCGAACGTAATGAAGCTGTAATCGATGCCTGGATAACACCTTACCGAGCTATTAAATATTAGATTAAGTATTTTCGATTATAAGTATGTAATCGCACAAAAATAGCCAAGTAACACGTTTCTCTCGTTGTTATGATTATAAAGCGTAAGCTAAGGTACGGTATTGCGTGACAAGGTCTCGTGTTAACGGTCCATCGTGGAAAGAATAATTTCAGAGTTAAAACATTATTGATTACATCTCTTACAATCTCCATTTTTATTCAGAAAGCAGAAGCATGTAATAGCTCGAAATAGAAACGATACATAAATGGAACTGGATAAATTTTCAGTAGGAatcgaatatattcgatcaaaaaTTTTCTCCATACAATGCCGGAATCTTTAAAATAAAATCCATTTGCAACAACGATAATACTTAttgcaattttataaaatatgcttCGTTTTATTTAAGATTATAACATTTTAAATAATCACAGGCGAAGAAGATAGACACTCTTCGTTGGAGCTGAACGTTCATGGACCGACGGTAAGAGGCTGGCAGAGTTCAAGAAGATGTACATATCCTCAAGAACTCATTCTGCGCCTTCATGGCCCGACGAAGCTTACGAGGATACAAGTCTTGGCTCATCAATATTTAATTCGTAAGTTTCCATCGCTGCAAACAACGCAACGTATAATACATTTATCAAGTTATTATCTTTCTCTTTATTTCTTACCGTGAatcattttatgaaaatttaatatcacGGTGTAACAGAAACTGCCGAGTTTCTCCGGTAAGCAATTCAGTAACAATGAAAATCAAATTAGTACGGCAACCTCAATTTCCCCAGGCTAGGTCGTTTTGCCCTTCTCGTTTCATCCCCGTTTCTTATTCTACTCAAGGCTGAATACCGCGCAACGTTCTACTCTTCATTGTTTATAAATTCCTCTCTTCTTCTTCGAACAACGCGTTAACGAGAGAGCAACTTAATAATGCTTACATCAAATGCTTGCAGCTGAAAAATTGGAGATTTGGACATCGAGGGAAGAGAATGCATCCGTGACGACAGAGTTCAGTTATTTGGGTTATATTACGTTGTCCGACAATGCCTCGACTATGTACAAAAGTAGAGAGCTGAAAAGCGTTGCCCTCCCAGAAACAGAGGCGGTCACGCTAAAACTAAGACTTCATAAACCGCACAGTAACGCGCACAATGTTTATCAGCAGGTATATGATCTTTAATCATAGTCCATATGCAACGAAAAATATTACAACCGCATTTGGGATTGTAGGTCGGTCTTATCGCTATTAACATTCTCGGTGAACCTTACGGGCAAGAGCTCACTGGCCAAGGAGATGCACCGTATAATCCCCATTACACATCTCCATATGACGATTTGGCGTTCGAAATGTACGTCGATCGCGAAGTAGCCAAGATCATAAGACAGATGGAAGCAAAAAAGTTACAAGCTGTAGAAGGTGTGTGTAAGAATTGTATCATTTAGATAAGAATAAACATTTTACGAGGGTCTGTATATAAATATGCTTTTAGAGGAGAGATTCGAGTATGCTTCGAAACTTAAAGTAGCGATGGAGAACCTAAGGAAAGCTGGAGAACGTCTCGGAAAGTATGAATTGGAAAAGAAATATGCGATAGCGTTAGAAGACTACGATAAGGCTAAAGCGAAGAAAGCACAAGCGCAACAATACAGACAGCAAGTCTACCAGAGTTTAGAGGTGCAAGATCTACTAGAGCTTCATGGGGTAAATACGCGTCTTTAAAATTAGTATTTAATCAAGATTTGATATTTGTCTACTATACTTGTGTCTGAATAGCCACTGGAAAAGAATAACAAGTCGTCGATGGAAGGGAAAGAGTCTATATCGATAGATACCTGTACTTCGAATACAACTACTGTTCCTGAAGACATTACATCTCCTCCGAGATTAGTGATTCCACCAAATCGCGATGGAGCCATATCGCCGACTGGCCCGGCGCATCAGCCTCCTGTTTCGCCTCTGCATCAGAAACCAAACAGTCCTGGTAAatcaatttacatatatataaaggaATTTTAGCAGTTTAGAGTAACCAATTATCTGCAACAGAAGTTACGGATAGTCCCACAAACGGTGTCGTAGAGAGACAGAATAATTGCAACAAGGGTTCTCTCAGAAGAAAAACTAAATCGGCGGGGCCCGCACTACGTTCCAGCTACGAAGCTTACGAAGAGAGGACGATTCCTGCTTTAAGACAGTAAgacgaggaaaaagaaaaatgaaaaatatagagATTACCTTAAATTACGTTTCAGTTCGCACACAAACGAGTTCACAAGGGAATGCCACATGGACAATACGGAAACGAAAGTGATATCAAAATTGAATGATAGGGAAAAGAAGCAAGCTGCCTTACCTATCGCTGTTTTTGGAATGGAAATGGTAATACAAGTTTCAAACAGTTACATCAGTTATATTATAAAACgatgataattaataaaatttatcgtttaggtcgaaaaattttattcaaaacaATTCACGGATAAGGAGGAGGGCCTGATGCAATTGAAGGAGGAGCTAAAGACCTTTGATCCGGAAGTTTCCAAACATTCTGCGAATAAAACAGCCAGAGCTGCAATCTTGCTGCTGCATAGAGCTCTTAGAGATAAAGTCTTCAGCGTATATAGTCTAGCAGCGCAATTAATTAGAATTTTCTTCTCAGAATTTGCAactgataggtattcacataatacactatataatattatttaaaataatcatTCAATCATACATGTCTACGAGAAATTACCATTGTCATTTTAGGGTATCTTCTGCGGAAATTGCACGAAGCGTAGAAAGACTACTTCCTGAATTACTGACAAAATCAGGCGATACTACTCCAAGAATTCATAACATGGCAGTGCATACAATACTCAGTATGGCAGATTGTAAATGCGTCAGAGAGTTGCATATTATTCCTGTGCACTTGACAAGACCCGTTAGTAGTAGCACTCATCAAAGATTAGCCCTTAGCAGGTTAGAAATGGTGGAGCAATTAATTCTCAACCACGGAATATCGACTGACAAACAAAGGTGACTCAAAATAACGTAATCTCAATAGTAAATTTTATATCTGATATAATGAACTAAAGGGTATCAGACCACTGTCTGTGACAATCGATATGATTTTATTTGTGAATGTCACTTGCAGGGGTCTGTCCTCAATGTTAAGACTGATTCGTTAAAACGCAATTACTCTGATAAGGCATTGTAACTGTTGTAGTGGACTCACTTGTCGGACCTTATCAGAATTGGGATCCTCGGGATTGCATCATCCAGCAGAAGCGGTTAGGAAAGTCTCCGAGAGAATTTTGGTATTGGTCTACAAGGTAAATCCCAGACTGGTCCGTAAGCAATTACCTCCTGACGATGATATCACCAGAAGGAATTTATTGTACCGTCAACTTTTTCATGAATTCGACCTCATTGATCTTCAGGTACAGATTTTTTTATAAGGATTAGATACATGTATATAGAAGGTATACATATTTACGCTACTTCTTATTTGTTTATTGAAGAGGAAAAAGGAAGCGGAAGCGAGTCATAAAACAACTACACCCACACGAACGAAATCAACGGAAAATAATGTAGCGAATTTAACGAAATCTCCTTCGAGAACGAGTCCTGTTGTGAGTACCGGAAGCTCAACAAGTATAACATCTCCGTCCGAGAATAGTACAGAACATAAAGGTGACAAGTGAGTAACATACaatcatattataaatatctgttttatatatgttaaaaatgtatttcttttaTAGGATATGCATATTTTGCCTCTCCAAGGGACAAGGATATTCCGAAGAGGGATTAAACATTCATTATTGGAGAAATTGCCCTATGTTAACAAAGTGTGAGGCATGTAAGCAAGTGGTGGAAATTTCATACTTGAACTTGCATTTGTTAAGTAAGTATTGTTTCTTTCATTTGATTGCATTTAATGCGTAGCACTAAATAGCAAATATATATCTTATTTTTCAGATGAATGTGATATGAGAAGCAATTACGTAAAATGTGACACATGCAAGCAAGCCATTCATGAAAATTCCTTCGAAGAACATAGAAAAGATAACAAGTGTACAAGTATGCAAACTTGTTTGGTATAGTCTCTCTGAATATGAATaatgaatatgaatatgaataacATCCATCATCATTTGTGTTACAGAACCTATTGAAGGTTATGATCGTTGTCCATTGTGCTCCGCTCTTGTCAATCAAAATAAATGGAGGGAGCATTTGATGGGTGATCATCCCTGTGCGAATAACCCTCGAAATAAATCAGGAAAAAGCTGTAAGTTTGatattattgaaatgtaatgCATCGATAAATACAAAATTGGTTTCGTTTGTAGGTTCAAAATCACCATCAAATTCTCAGAATCTCAGCGGAAAAATAACCACACCAACTAGTAGAGATTACTAGCGTCAACCGACAACTTCGAATCTTTCGGAGTGTAAAAGATTTTAGAAAaggtttttcttttgttttcttttataGTTTATCTATATGTTATGAGCTATCCAgcatttttcatatttatatacttGTATTTAAATGTTTTTTATAGCAAAACCCGTCCTTTATTAGTAGATATTCTCCatgttaaacaaatttttaatcgtAAGTTGAAATCTTCTAATCCCTAGGATCTAGGAACCTTGTTATCAGCTAAATTTGAGAACGAAAGAAAATCTAATGCATACTGTAATTTAAAGCGAATATCAATGAGGCACACGATAGATATTCATCTTTTCCAACTTTAATATACAGTAGAAACAAGAAGTTCTCTGCGATTTAATAACATATTGTTGAATACTATGGCAGTAGCCATCTCAGAATTAATGATTCCTCTATATCCGGCCATGTTTATAACAATATTTGTACTATAATCAGCAAAACATCTTGAATTTAATGGCCAAAAATAAAAAGGGAAAGAGTATCTGTCGCTCAAACTATATAAAGATTACAtgtaatttcataaattatttcATAGAGAACGATtagtaaaacaaaaaacatttcccATCAAATAATGATCATTTCTTTGTCctataaaacattttgtttcGTTTCTATAAGATACATTTTGTCATGGCGCATTAAATATTCGCCTGTCAGAATTCCAATGGCGcacttattaaattttaaataaaatgcaaattttttacttattcttaTAACATACTGAAATTGATATCTTGAAAGAAATTAAAGGAACATCACTTTGTATTACAAAATTATGTGTTATTCTTTTAATTCGTCCGAAAATTCTGacttaatttctttctttatgtTAATGTCTTTCCCATCAGCATCATTAGTAGTTTCATTATTCGAGTCTACAGAAACAGCTGTAGAATTGTCTTGAGCAACACGattttctttgtatttatttttttctgAAATAATAATTCTAAGTAACATTTTAAATGTATGGTAAATACTTCAAAATACATACCAAACATCGAACAATCAGCTCTTAATAAACGTAAATAATGAATCGCATCATGTACATGAACATATGCTCTCAGAGACATTGTACCTCGCCATCCTACCATTTGCAACTTTAACGGATTTTCTGTCCCTTCTTCTTCATATATCAATATACAACTTCCAGTTGCTGAAACAACaaaagaaacaatttttataatgaaatttataattaatgtttaatgctataaaatatattaccaAAATTTTGTAATCGTTCTTGTGTTTCCCGATTAAGTTTCACAATTTCTGGTGGTGTATTAGGATTATTGTTCTGTAACAACATTACCAGGTCATCTTTAGATAACCTAATTTTTCTACTATCACCAATATACTGAATGATACTTTGTATTCCTTCATGTGCAAGTCTAAATGAACAATCCATATTTTTATTGTCACAGCGTACAAACGTTTTTACGCcagtatttattaattttatttgatctcCATTAGACAATACAACATCACGTATCGCGGGTGacgtgtaataaatatttttcttttttttaccaatACATCGCACCAATAAACACCGAGGATCCAAGtcattagatatattataaaagcTTCTAAAAATTTCGGTATTAAAGATCAATTAAATAAACAGGAAGTTAAAAAAATTTTCCACCCACTTAATAGATGACCACACATCTTCCTTATCATCGTCGAAGAAAATGAATGGATCTTCCTTAAATCCAGAAGCAAGTCTTCTACGTTTTCTTGTGGATTCTCGTAATTTGTTCATATCGTCAAATATCTTTCTTCCATGCACATTTTTTGCTTTTTGTTCTTGTTCCAAACTTAATTCAATATCATCATCTTCACTCTTAGTATTTTGAATAACTTCATCGCTCTTGTGTGACGCACGTTCCCATGGTAAGTGATTTACCTTTTCCAAAACAGCAACAAAAAATCCTCCTGTATCTTGATGGTGTGGTAATATTCTCATACTACATCATTAAAAcattattattatgtaattaaaTCAATAACAATATTAACAAGAAACTCAATTTCTATTTACCATCTTTCAAAGTGAAATTTAGTTGCATCCTCAGGTTTTGGTGGAAACATTTTTGGGCGAACTTGTGTTTGCCACTGTTCAGGTACATCTTCCCATGATTCGTAATATTTTAAATCTTTTGATGCTGGTAACCAATGTGATATGCCTAGAAAGTATATCATTAAATGTTTGATGGAAATAATGAAGTCGTACAATACAATACACaatttataatacaatatatacacAATATACGATACCTGGATCACACACTAATCCAGGTACTAAATCTCTACAATCAACTAATTGAACCGAGTCTTCAGTTTCAACGAGAAGCCTGTGAAGTACAGCTTCATTCTCTATTGGATTTAATGAACAAGTAGAATATACCATTCTTCCTCCAACTGCTAAAAGTTCTAAGCCTCTTCTTGCTATTCTAAACTGAATTCTTtaaatttatagatatataagttatttctattaattaaattatacagTGTTTAAGGAGAAATAATACTTACCCATGGAGATTGTTGCCATTTGCTGGACTCCATTTACACCAAATATCAGGGTTTTTTCTCATTGTACCATCACCACTACATGGTACATCGGCGAGTATTCTATCAAATctgtaataaaatgtaaaaattacatGATCTTTATAAATAGAAATACTTTATTTCATATGTTTTACTAACTTTAGATGTTCTTTTGTACCATCTGGCTTGGTAGTAGCAAAATTAGGCAACACTGAGGCATCATgatttgtaattaaaataattggaCTGTTTAATCTTTTTGCTTGATGTACAAGCATATAACAACGATTATTGTCAAGATCATTAGCTATTACAAAACCCTctgtaaaatatcaataaaatttGCTTAATTTgtttgtaaatattaaaaatttcattaatacctGGAAATGCACTTCCTTCTTCAGAATGTATCATTTCAATAAGTTGGGCTGTCTTTGATCCTGGTGCTGCACACATATCCAGAACCTATTTAAAATAATTCCTTTCTATCTTTCAAGCTAaatttaatgtaataaatattagCAGATCAATATACCTTATGATTagattttacatctaatactaAAGGTGGCACCATGCTAACTACTTCTTGCCTACTGATGCTTCCACTATCTGTttcaacaattaaaaaattatgtaatCTAAAATATGCCTCAGATTTCCGAATATCTTTTCTGGTTAATTGCAACTGCCAAGCTAATCCATCAGGATAAAATGGCAAACATTGTAATATATCCTTAGGTTTAATTCCTGTATTATTTTCTGAATCATCTTCGACATGTGTCTTTAAGATATCCTTA from Bombus affinis isolate iyBomAffi1 chromosome 3, iyBomAffi1.2, whole genome shotgun sequence encodes:
- the LOC126914011 gene encoding centrosomal protein of 104 kDa isoform X2; its protein translation is MPRKIGFNVVYATSEEDRHSSLELNVHGPTVRGWQSSRRCTYPQELILRLHGPTKLTRIQVLAHQYLIPEKLEIWTSREENASVTTEFSYLGYITLSDNASTMYKSRELKSVALPETEAVTLKLRLHKPHSNAHNVYQQVGLIAINILGEPYGQELTGQGDAPYNPHYTSPYDDLAFEMYVDREVAKIIRQMEAKKLQAVEEERFEYASKLKVAMENLRKAGERLGKYELEKKYAIALEDYDKAKAKKAQAQQYRQQVYQSLEVQDLLELHGPLEKNNKSSMEGKESISIDTCTSNTTTVPEDITSPPRLVIPPNRDGAISPTGPAHQPPVSPLHQKPNSPVTDSPTNGVVERQNNCNKGSLRRKTKSAGPALRSSYEAYEERTIPALRHSHTNEFTRECHMDNTETKVISKLNDREKKQAALPIAVFGMEMVEKFYSKQFTDKEEGLMQLKEELKTFDPEVSKHSANKTARAAILLLHRALRDKVFSVYSLAAQLIRIFFSEFATDRVSSAEIARSVERLLPELLTKSGDTTPRIHNMAVHTILSMADCKCVRELHIIPVHLTRPVSSSTHQRLALSRLEMVEQLILNHGISTDKQSGLTCRTLSELGSSGLHHPAEAVRKVSERILVLVYKVNPRLVRKQLPPDDDITRRNLLYRQLFHEFDLIDLQRKKEAEASHKTTTPTRTKSTENNVANLTKSPSRTSPVVSTGSSTSITSPSENSTEHKGDKICIFCLSKGQGYSEEGLNIHYWRNCPMLTKCEACKQVVEISYLNLHLLNECDMRSNYVKCDTCKQAIHENSFEEHRKDNKCTKPIEGYDRCPLCSALVNQNKWREHLMGDHPCANNPRNKSGKSCSKSPSNSQNLSGKITTPTSRDY
- the LOC126914011 gene encoding centrosomal protein of 104 kDa isoform X1, with product MPRKIGFNVVYATSEEDRHSSLELNVHGPTVRGWQSSRRCTYPQELILRLHGPTKLTRIQVLAHQYLIPEKLEIWTSREENASVTTEFSYLGYITLSDNASTMYKSRELKSVALPETEAVTLKLRLHKPHSNAHNVYQQVGLIAINILGEPYGQELTGQGDAPYNPHYTSPYDDLAFEMYVDREVAKIIRQMEAKKLQAVEEERFEYASKLKVAMENLRKAGERLGKYELEKKYAIALEDYDKAKAKKAQAQQYRQQVYQSLEVQDLLELHGPLEKNNKSSMEGKESISIDTCTSNTTTVPEDITSPPRLVIPPNRDGAISPTGPAHQPPVSPLHQKPNSPEVTDSPTNGVVERQNNCNKGSLRRKTKSAGPALRSSYEAYEERTIPALRHSHTNEFTRECHMDNTETKVISKLNDREKKQAALPIAVFGMEMVEKFYSKQFTDKEEGLMQLKEELKTFDPEVSKHSANKTARAAILLLHRALRDKVFSVYSLAAQLIRIFFSEFATDRVSSAEIARSVERLLPELLTKSGDTTPRIHNMAVHTILSMADCKCVRELHIIPVHLTRPVSSSTHQRLALSRLEMVEQLILNHGISTDKQSGLTCRTLSELGSSGLHHPAEAVRKVSERILVLVYKVNPRLVRKQLPPDDDITRRNLLYRQLFHEFDLIDLQRKKEAEASHKTTTPTRTKSTENNVANLTKSPSRTSPVVSTGSSTSITSPSENSTEHKGDKICIFCLSKGQGYSEEGLNIHYWRNCPMLTKCEACKQVVEISYLNLHLLNECDMRSNYVKCDTCKQAIHENSFEEHRKDNKCTKPIEGYDRCPLCSALVNQNKWREHLMGDHPCANNPRNKSGKSCSKSPSNSQNLSGKITTPTSRDY
- the LOC126914023 gene encoding tRNA (cytosine(34)-C(5))-methyltransferase, whose translation is MGKGRKHKPKKNFAEKRREKQKKRNEWDTTPHHNYEDIIRENKDFENYYKTQKIVPEEQWDSFINTMRKNLPVAFRITGSKAEAKALIETIKGDFFKDILKTHVEDDSENNTGIKPKDILQCLPFYPDGLAWQLQLTRKDIRKSEAYFRLHNFLIVETDSGSISRQEVVSMVPPLVLDVKSNHKVLDMCAAPGSKTAQLIEMIHSEEGSAFPEGFVIANDLDNNRCYMLVHQAKRLNSPIILITNHDASVLPNFATTKPDGTKEHLKFDRILADVPCSGDGTMRKNPDIWCKWSPANGNNLHGIQFRIARRGLELLAVGGRMVYSTCSLNPIENEAVLHRLLVETEDSVQLVDCRDLVPGLVCDPGISHWLPASKDLKYYESWEDVPEQWQTQVRPKMFPPKPEDATKFHFERCMRILPHHQDTGGFFVAVLEKVNHLPWERASHKSDEVIQNTKSEDDDIELSLEQEQKAKNVHGRKIFDDMNKLRESTRKRRRLASGFKEDPFIFFDDDKEDVWSSIKSFYNISNDLDPRCLLVRCIGKKKKNIYYTSPAIRDVVLSNGDQIKLINTGVKTFVRCDNKNMDCSFRLAHEGIQSIIQYIGDSRKIRLSKDDLVMLLQNNNPNTPPEIVKLNRETQERLQNFATGSCILIYEEEGTENPLKLQMVGWRGTMSLRAYVHVHDAIHYLRLLRADCSMFEKNKYKENRVAQDNSTAVSVDSNNETTNDADGKDINIKKEIKSEFSDELKE